The following proteins come from a genomic window of Pseudomonas putida:
- a CDS encoding histone deacetylase, translating into MPLPLIYHDDYSPEFPPEHRFPMDKFRLLRDHLVESGLTTDQALLRPQICPNDILALAHDRDYIERYMHGELSREDQRRLGLPWSEALARRTVRAVGGSLLAAEMALQHGLACHLAGGTHHAHFDHPAGFCIFNDLAVISRYLLEAGRVHRVLIFDCDVHQGDGTARILQDTPDAITVSLHCEQNFPARKAHSDWDIPLPRGMGDAAYLKVVEDALNYLLPLYQPDLVLYDAGVDVHKDDALGYLQLTDAGLAARDEHVMRHCLGRDIPVVGVIGGGYSKDRHALARRHGILHHSAAKVISCSQ; encoded by the coding sequence ATGCCGTTGCCGCTGATCTACCACGATGACTACAGCCCGGAGTTCCCACCCGAGCATCGTTTCCCCATGGACAAGTTCCGCCTGCTGCGCGACCACCTGGTCGAGAGCGGGCTGACCACCGACCAGGCTTTGCTGCGCCCGCAAATCTGCCCCAACGACATCCTCGCCCTGGCCCACGACCGCGACTACATCGAGCGCTATATGCACGGCGAACTGTCGCGCGAGGACCAGCGCCGCCTGGGCTTGCCCTGGAGCGAGGCCTTGGCGCGGCGCACCGTGCGGGCAGTGGGCGGCTCGTTGCTGGCTGCCGAAATGGCGCTGCAACACGGCCTGGCCTGCCACCTGGCCGGCGGTACCCACCACGCCCACTTTGACCACCCAGCCGGTTTCTGCATCTTCAACGACCTGGCCGTGATCAGCCGCTACCTGCTTGAGGCCGGGCGGGTGCACCGGGTGCTGATCTTCGATTGCGACGTGCACCAGGGCGATGGCACCGCGCGCATCCTGCAGGACACCCCGGACGCCATCACCGTATCGTTGCACTGCGAACAGAACTTCCCGGCGCGCAAGGCCCACAGCGACTGGGACATTCCGCTACCGCGGGGCATGGGTGACGCCGCCTACCTGAAGGTGGTGGAAGACGCGCTCAACTACCTGTTGCCGCTGTATCAACCCGACCTGGTGCTGTATGACGCCGGCGTGGATGTCCATAAGGACGATGCCCTCGGCTATCTGCAACTGACCGATGCTGGCTTGGCTGCGCGCGACGAGCATGTCATGCGCCACTGCCTGGGGCGGGATATCCCGGTAGTCGGCGTGATCGGCGGCGGCTACAGCAAGGACCGCCACGCCTTGGCGCGGCGCCACGGCATCCTCCACCACAGCGCGGCGAAGGTCATCAGTTGTTCACAATGA
- a CDS encoding GNAT family N-acetyltransferase, protein MTPILELESARLVLRQWHDDDLREFAAMSADPQVMRYFPAPMTRLEAAALIGRIRGHFNEYGFGLWALERKDSGAFIGMTGLLNVNFDAPFAPAVEIGWRLARRHWGLGFASEAAWTCLRCAFAQLRLEEVVSFTTEANLPSQKVMQAIGMVQDLQGSFEHPRLPAGHPLRPHVLYRIDRPRWEQTLRAE, encoded by the coding sequence ATGACCCCCATCCTTGAACTGGAAAGCGCCCGCCTGGTGTTACGCCAATGGCATGACGACGACCTGCGCGAGTTCGCCGCCATGAGCGCCGACCCGCAGGTGATGCGTTACTTTCCAGCGCCCATGACGCGGCTGGAGGCGGCGGCACTGATCGGCAGGATCCGCGGCCATTTCAACGAATACGGCTTCGGCCTGTGGGCCCTGGAACGCAAGGACAGCGGCGCCTTCATCGGCATGACCGGCCTGCTCAACGTCAACTTCGATGCGCCGTTCGCGCCGGCCGTGGAAATCGGCTGGCGCCTTGCCCGGCGGCACTGGGGCCTGGGCTTTGCCAGCGAGGCGGCGTGGACCTGCCTGCGTTGTGCTTTCGCCCAATTGCGCCTGGAGGAGGTGGTGTCGTTCACTACCGAGGCCAACCTGCCGTCGCAGAAGGTCATGCAGGCCATCGGCATGGTGCAGGACCTGCAAGGCAGTTTCGAGCACCCGCGCCTGCCCGCCGGGCACCCGCTGCGGCCCCACGTGCTGTACCGCATCGACCGGCCCCGCTGGGAGCAGACCTTGCGCGCTGAATGA
- the tesB gene encoding acyl-CoA thioesterase II, which translates to MSHVLDDLVDLLSLESIEENLFRGRSQDLGFRQLYGGQVLGQSLSAASQTVEDARHVHSLHGYFLRPGDASLPVVYSVDRVRDGGSFSTRRVTAIQKGQTIFTCSASFQYDEEGFEHQAQMPDVVGPENLPSEVELARAMADHLPERIRDKVLCAKPIEIRPVTERDPFNPKPGDPVKYTWFRADGTLPDVPALHKYLLAYASDFGLLTTSLLPHGKSVWQRDMQIASLDHSLWFHGNLRADEWLLYATDSPWAGNARGFCRGSIYNRAGQLVASSSQEGLIRHRKDWA; encoded by the coding sequence ATGAGTCATGTGTTGGACGACCTGGTCGACCTGTTGAGCCTCGAATCGATCGAGGAGAACCTGTTCCGTGGACGCAGCCAGGACCTGGGCTTCCGCCAGCTGTACGGTGGCCAGGTGCTGGGCCAGTCACTGTCGGCGGCCAGCCAGACGGTCGAAGACGCGCGCCATGTGCATTCGCTGCACGGCTACTTCCTGCGCCCGGGCGATGCCAGCCTGCCGGTGGTCTATTCGGTAGACCGTGTGCGCGATGGCGGCAGCTTCAGTACCCGGCGCGTGACGGCCATCCAGAAGGGCCAGACCATTTTCACTTGCAGTGCGTCGTTCCAGTACGACGAGGAAGGTTTCGAGCACCAGGCGCAGATGCCTGATGTGGTCGGGCCGGAGAACCTGCCGAGCGAGGTCGAACTGGCCCGCGCCATGGCTGACCACCTGCCTGAGCGCATTCGTGACAAGGTGCTGTGTGCCAAACCGATCGAGATACGCCCGGTCACCGAGCGTGACCCGTTCAACCCCAAGCCGGGCGACCCGGTGAAGTACACCTGGTTCCGCGCCGACGGCACCCTGCCGGACGTGCCCGCGCTGCACAAGTACCTGCTGGCCTACGCCTCGGACTTCGGCCTGCTGACCACCTCGCTGCTGCCCCACGGCAAATCGGTGTGGCAGCGCGACATGCAGATCGCCAGCCTCGACCACTCGTTGTGGTTCCACGGCAACCTGCGCGCCGATGAGTGGCTGCTGTACGCCACCGACAGTCCTTGGGCCGGCAATGCCCGTGGTTTCTGCCGGGGCAGTATCTACAACCGTGCCGGGCAGCTGGTGGCGTCGTCTTCGCAGGAAGGCTTGATCCGTCACCGCAAGGACTGGGCATGA
- a CDS encoding HAD family hydrolase, with translation MSLADIRNWVFDMDGTLTVAVHDFAAIREALEIPPEDDILTHLAALPAAQAAAKHAWLLEHERDLAVASTAATGAVELVRELAGRGCRLGILTRNARELAHVTLEAIGLADCFAVEHVLGRDEAAPKPNPDGLLKIASAWGVAPSELVMVGDYRFDLDCGRAAGARTVLVNLPDNPWPELVDWHAVDCRALRALLG, from the coding sequence ATGAGCCTGGCCGATATCCGCAACTGGGTGTTCGACATGGACGGCACCCTTACCGTGGCGGTGCATGATTTTGCCGCCATTCGTGAGGCGCTGGAGATTCCGCCCGAGGACGACATCCTCACCCACCTGGCGGCATTACCTGCGGCGCAAGCGGCCGCCAAGCATGCCTGGCTGCTGGAGCACGAACGCGACCTGGCGGTAGCCTCGACTGCAGCTACCGGTGCCGTGGAGCTGGTGCGGGAGCTGGCCGGGCGTGGCTGCCGGTTGGGCATTCTTACCCGTAATGCGCGTGAGCTGGCGCATGTCACGCTGGAGGCGATCGGCCTGGCGGATTGCTTTGCAGTCGAGCACGTGCTCGGTCGTGACGAGGCGGCGCCCAAGCCCAACCCCGATGGCCTGCTGAAGATCGCCAGTGCCTGGGGTGTGGCGCCGAGCGAACTGGTGATGGTGGGTGACTACCGCTTCGACCTGGATTGCGGGCGAGCGGCCGGGGCGCGCACAGTGCTGGTGAACCTGCCGGATAACCCATGGCCGGAGCTGGTGGACTGGCATGCGGTGGACTGCCGGGCTTTGCGGGCGTTGCTGGGCTGA
- a CDS encoding zinc-dependent alcohol dehydrogenase family protein: protein MTHKAIYVQPGGGYDKVEVGTCEAAAPKPGEITVRLHASSLNYHDFAVVSGMWGPSERRIPMADGAGEVTAVGAGVSEFKVGDSVVSTFFPDWLDGQALVEGFASVPGDGIDGYAREQVTARATSFTLAPKGYSHAEAATLTTAGLTAWRALMSDGHLKPGDTVLVQGTGGVSIFALQFAKLAGATVIATSSSDAKLERLKALGADHLINYKSTPAWGEKVRELTGNRGVDHVIEVGGPATLEQSMIAARIGGHVSLIGILTGVAGQLPLVQALVRQIRLQGVLVGSRAQQQAMVRAIDANGLLPVVDKHFELEQIVEAFRYQESNRHFGKICLTW from the coding sequence ATGACCCATAAAGCCATCTACGTGCAACCCGGCGGGGGCTACGACAAGGTCGAAGTCGGCACCTGTGAGGCTGCTGCGCCCAAGCCCGGCGAGATCACCGTGCGCCTGCACGCCAGCTCCCTCAACTACCACGACTTTGCCGTGGTCAGCGGCATGTGGGGGCCGAGCGAGCGGCGCATTCCCATGGCCGATGGCGCTGGCGAAGTGACCGCTGTCGGGGCGGGCGTCAGTGAGTTCAAGGTAGGCGACAGCGTGGTCAGCACCTTCTTCCCGGACTGGCTCGATGGCCAGGCACTGGTCGAAGGCTTCGCCAGCGTGCCGGGCGACGGCATCGACGGCTACGCCCGTGAACAGGTCACCGCCCGCGCCACTTCCTTCACTCTGGCACCCAAGGGCTACAGCCACGCCGAGGCCGCCACCCTGACGACCGCCGGCCTCACGGCCTGGCGTGCGCTGATGAGCGACGGTCACCTCAAGCCCGGTGACACCGTACTGGTACAGGGCACCGGCGGCGTGTCGATCTTCGCCCTGCAGTTCGCCAAGCTGGCAGGCGCCACGGTAATCGCCACCTCGTCCAGCGATGCCAAGCTCGAACGCCTCAAGGCCCTGGGCGCTGATCACCTGATCAACTACAAGAGCACCCCGGCCTGGGGCGAGAAGGTGCGTGAGCTCACCGGCAACCGTGGCGTCGATCATGTGATCGAGGTGGGCGGGCCGGCGACGCTGGAGCAGTCGATGATTGCCGCACGGATCGGTGGCCATGTGTCATTGATCGGCATCCTTACCGGTGTCGCCGGGCAGTTGCCGCTGGTTCAGGCGCTGGTTCGGCAGATCCGTCTGCAGGGTGTGCTGGTGGGTAGCCGCGCGCAGCAGCAGGCGATGGTCCGGGCGATCGACGCCAACGGCTTGCTGCCTGTGGTGGACAAGCATTTTGAACTGGAGCAGATCGTCGAAGCGTTCCGCTACCAGGAGAGCAACCGGCATTTCGGCAAGATCTGCCTGACCTGGTAA
- a CDS encoding FadR/GntR family transcriptional regulator: MPQQPRKTGHSRAHDLVSSLTQQILLGTIKPGDKLPSENTLVREHGVSRTVVREALSKLQASGLVEPRHGIGTFVMARPAQAGLRVGVENAASVRDLLELRIGLEGQAAALAAVRRNEQHLARMRQALDDYQDLAAAGDSCIEADRRFHLLIAEATGNLYFSEMMAQLGNGLIPRNRMAIAERAGANLARHAYLANLEHEAILNAIGRQDPDAARAAICLHLSNSRDRLLPD; encoded by the coding sequence ATGCCCCAGCAGCCCCGCAAAACAGGCCACAGCCGTGCCCACGACCTGGTCTCCAGCCTGACCCAGCAGATCCTGCTGGGCACCATCAAGCCGGGCGACAAACTGCCGTCGGAAAACACCTTGGTGCGCGAGCACGGTGTCAGCCGCACCGTGGTGCGTGAAGCCCTGTCGAAGCTGCAGGCCTCTGGCCTGGTAGAACCGCGCCACGGGATTGGTACGTTCGTGATGGCGCGCCCGGCGCAGGCCGGGTTGCGGGTGGGAGTGGAGAATGCCGCAAGCGTGCGCGACCTGCTGGAACTGCGCATCGGCCTCGAGGGCCAGGCAGCCGCCCTCGCCGCCGTGCGCCGCAACGAACAACACCTGGCACGCATGCGCCAGGCGCTGGACGATTATCAGGACCTCGCCGCGGCCGGTGACAGTTGCATCGAAGCGGACCGCCGCTTTCACCTGCTGATCGCCGAGGCCACCGGCAACCTGTACTTCAGCGAGATGATGGCGCAGCTGGGCAATGGCCTGATTCCTCGCAACCGCATGGCCATCGCCGAACGCGCCGGGGCCAACCTGGCCCGGCATGCCTACCTGGCCAACCTGGAGCATGAGGCGATTCTCAACGCCATTGGCCGGCAAGACCCGGATGCGGCGCGGGCGGCGATCTGCCTGCATCTGTCCAACAGCCGGGACCGCTTGTTGCCGGACTGA
- a CDS encoding MFS transporter — protein sequence MNDTLDPSARNGGDVLASAVAKVKRHVLPLFVIMFIVNYLDRVNIGFVRPHLESDLGISAAAYGFGAGLFFIGYALFEVPSNMLLQRVGARLWLTRIMFTWGLVATAMAFVQNETQFYVLRFLLGVAEAGFFPGVIYYFTRWLPAAERGKAIAIFLSGSALASLISGPLAGALMQIQGLGMHGWQWMLFIEGMASVTLCFFVFFWLDSKPHDAKWLSKAEQDALVDTIDREQREREATGTVKVSSWSLLKDRQIVLFCLIYFCIQLTIYAATFWLPSIIKRMGDLSDLQVGFFNSIPWLISILAMYAFAAGSSRWKFQQAWVAAALVIAAIGMFMSTTGGPVFAFVAVCFAAIGFKSASSLFWPIPQGYLDARIAAAVIALINSVGNLGGFVAPTTFGLLEQQTGSIQGGLYGLAVTSVLAAIAVFFVRTRPKGVPSNDLKAPSALGQTH from the coding sequence GTGAACGACACCCTCGATCCGTCTGCCCGTAACGGCGGCGACGTGCTGGCCAGCGCCGTGGCCAAGGTCAAGCGCCACGTCCTGCCGCTGTTCGTGATCATGTTCATCGTCAACTACCTCGACCGCGTCAACATCGGCTTCGTCCGGCCGCATCTGGAAAGCGACCTTGGCATCAGCGCTGCGGCCTATGGTTTTGGTGCCGGGTTGTTCTTCATCGGCTATGCGCTGTTCGAAGTGCCCTCGAACATGCTGTTGCAGCGCGTCGGCGCCCGCCTGTGGCTGACCCGCATCATGTTCACCTGGGGGTTGGTGGCCACTGCCATGGCCTTCGTGCAGAACGAAACCCAGTTCTACGTGCTGCGCTTTTTGCTCGGTGTTGCCGAGGCCGGCTTCTTCCCTGGGGTGATCTACTACTTCACCCGCTGGCTGCCAGCCGCCGAACGCGGCAAGGCGATTGCCATCTTCCTCAGTGGCTCGGCGCTGGCCTCGCTGATCTCCGGCCCCCTGGCCGGCGCGCTGATGCAGATCCAGGGCCTGGGCATGCATGGCTGGCAGTGGATGTTGTTCATCGAGGGCATGGCCTCGGTCACGCTTTGCTTCTTCGTGTTCTTCTGGCTCGACTCCAAACCGCACGACGCCAAATGGCTGAGCAAGGCCGAGCAGGATGCGCTGGTCGATACCATCGACCGCGAGCAACGTGAGCGCGAAGCCACCGGCACCGTCAAGGTATCGTCCTGGAGCTTGCTCAAGGACCGCCAGATCGTGCTGTTCTGCCTGATCTACTTCTGCATCCAGCTGACCATCTACGCCGCGACATTCTGGTTGCCCAGCATCATCAAACGCATGGGTGACCTGAGCGACCTGCAGGTCGGCTTCTTCAACTCCATCCCATGGCTGATCTCGATTCTGGCCATGTATGCCTTCGCCGCTGGCTCCTCACGCTGGAAGTTCCAGCAGGCCTGGGTGGCTGCGGCCCTGGTGATCGCGGCCATCGGCATGTTCATGTCGACCACGGGCGGGCCGGTGTTCGCCTTTGTCGCGGTGTGCTTTGCCGCTATCGGTTTCAAGTCGGCCTCGTCACTGTTCTGGCCGATCCCCCAAGGCTATCTGGACGCGCGTATCGCTGCTGCGGTGATCGCCCTGATCAACTCCGTGGGCAACTTGGGCGGCTTCGTCGCGCCCACCACTTTCGGCCTGCTCGAGCAGCAGACCGGGTCGATCCAGGGTGGCCTGTACGGCCTGGCCGTGACCTCGGTGCTGGCGGCCATTGCGGTGTTCTTCGTGCGCACTCGCCCAAAGGGCGTCCCCTCCAATGACCTCAAGGCCCCTTCGGCCTTGGGCCAGACCCACTGA
- the gudD gene encoding glucarate dehydratase, with protein MNMQTTPALHTSTPVVTDLRVIPVAGHDSMLLNLSGAHGPFFTRNVVVLRDSAGNTGLGEVPGGEKIRQTLEDARSLVVGQPIGHYQRVLNAMRQTFANRDAGGRGLQTFDLRITVHAVTAIESALLDLLGQHLNVPMAALLGEGQQRDAVKMLGYLFYIGDRQQTDLAYRNEADADDDWFRLRHEKALTPEAVVRLAEAAKQRYGFSDFKLKGGVLRGEEEMEAVTALAERFPEARITLDPNGAWSLQEAIALCRDKHHVLAYAEDPCGAENGYSGREVMAEFRRATGLPTATNMIATDWRQMGHAIQLQSVDIPLADPHFWTLQGSVRVAQMCNDWGLTWGSHSNNHFDISLAMFTQVAAAAPGEITAIDTHWIWQDGQRLTREPLRIVDGHVRVPERPGLGVELDEDQLAKAHECYRSMGLGARDDGVAMQFLIPGWTFDNKRPCLVR; from the coding sequence ATGAACATGCAGACGACTCCCGCACTCCACACCAGCACCCCCGTGGTCACCGACCTGCGCGTGATCCCGGTAGCCGGCCATGACAGCATGCTGCTCAACCTCAGTGGCGCCCATGGCCCGTTCTTCACCCGTAACGTTGTGGTGCTGCGTGACAGCGCCGGCAACACGGGCCTGGGCGAAGTGCCCGGCGGCGAGAAGATCCGCCAGACCCTGGAAGATGCCCGCAGCCTGGTGGTCGGCCAGCCGATCGGCCACTACCAGCGTGTGCTCAATGCCATGCGCCAGACCTTCGCCAACCGCGATGCTGGCGGGCGTGGCCTGCAGACCTTCGACCTGCGCATTACCGTGCATGCGGTGACGGCCATCGAATCGGCGCTGCTGGACTTGCTCGGCCAGCACCTCAATGTGCCCATGGCCGCGCTGCTCGGCGAAGGCCAGCAGCGCGACGCGGTGAAAATGCTCGGCTACCTGTTCTATATCGGTGACCGCCAGCAGACTGACCTGGCTTACCGCAACGAGGCCGACGCCGATGATGACTGGTTCCGCCTGCGTCACGAGAAGGCACTGACCCCTGAGGCCGTGGTGCGCCTGGCTGAAGCCGCCAAGCAGCGCTATGGCTTCAGCGACTTCAAGCTCAAGGGCGGCGTGCTGCGTGGCGAAGAGGAGATGGAGGCGGTGACGGCGCTGGCCGAGCGCTTCCCCGAAGCGCGTATCACGCTTGACCCCAATGGCGCCTGGTCATTGCAAGAGGCCATCGCCCTGTGCCGTGACAAGCACCACGTGCTGGCCTATGCAGAAGACCCGTGCGGTGCCGAAAACGGCTATTCGGGCCGTGAGGTGATGGCCGAGTTCCGCCGTGCCACCGGCTTGCCCACCGCCACCAACATGATCGCCACCGACTGGCGCCAGATGGGCCATGCGATCCAGTTGCAATCGGTGGACATCCCCTTGGCCGACCCACACTTCTGGACCTTGCAGGGCTCGGTACGGGTGGCGCAGATGTGCAACGACTGGGGCCTGACCTGGGGTTCGCATTCGAACAACCACTTCGATATTTCATTGGCGATGTTCACCCAGGTAGCTGCGGCGGCGCCGGGTGAGATCACGGCGATCGACACCCACTGGATCTGGCAGGACGGCCAGCGTCTTACCCGCGAGCCGCTGCGCATCGTCGACGGCCATGTGCGCGTGCCAGAGCGCCCAGGGCTAGGGGTGGAGCTGGATGAAGACCAACTGGCCAAGGCCCATGAGTGCTACCGCAGCATGGGGCTGGGAGCGCGGGATGACGGTGTGGCGATGCAGTTCCTGATCCCGGGCTGGACGTTCGATAACAAGCGGCCTTGCCTGGTGCGTTGA
- a CDS encoding LysR substrate-binding domain-containing protein, translating to MELHQLRCFVAVAEELHFGRAASRLHMTQPPLSRQIQLLEHSLGVLLLERNNRQARLTLAGQSFLEDARRILQIAECASQSARRIAHGEAGRLTLGFTAVGAYSMIPRLLVHAAKTVPDIELVLSERISATQVHDLEAGLIDVGLVRQVLPSARVEYLPIHREPFVAALPVGHALAARERLKPIDFDQQPFVMYSANEGRYFHDRIANLFARHEVQPRYLHQLGQTHSILGLVNVGLGCAVVPASAQALRLEQVVFKPLMGMDQQAEIFLAYCRDNPNPVLGAFVAMARAFFEAG from the coding sequence ATGGAGCTGCACCAGCTGCGCTGCTTCGTAGCGGTTGCCGAGGAGCTGCATTTCGGCCGTGCCGCCAGCCGCCTGCACATGACCCAACCGCCGTTGAGCCGGCAGATCCAGCTGTTGGAGCATTCGTTGGGGGTGCTGCTGCTTGAGCGCAACAACCGCCAGGCGCGGCTCACACTCGCCGGGCAGAGCTTTCTGGAAGATGCCCGGCGCATACTGCAGATCGCCGAATGTGCCAGCCAGTCGGCCCGGCGCATTGCCCATGGCGAGGCTGGCCGACTGACGCTGGGCTTCACAGCAGTCGGGGCCTACAGCATGATCCCGCGCCTGCTGGTGCACGCCGCCAAGACCGTACCCGACATCGAACTGGTGCTCAGCGAGCGTATCTCCGCAACCCAGGTGCATGACCTGGAGGCGGGGCTGATCGATGTCGGTCTGGTGCGCCAGGTGCTACCCAGCGCGCGCGTGGAGTACCTGCCGATCCACCGCGAGCCCTTCGTCGCCGCCCTCCCCGTCGGCCATGCACTGGCAGCGCGCGAGCGGCTCAAGCCGATCGATTTCGATCAGCAGCCGTTCGTGATGTACAGCGCAAACGAGGGGCGCTACTTCCATGATCGCATCGCCAATCTGTTTGCCCGCCACGAGGTGCAGCCGCGTTATCTGCACCAACTGGGGCAGACGCATTCGATTCTGGGGTTGGTGAATGTCGGGCTGGGCTGTGCGGTGGTGCCGGCATCGGCGCAGGCGCTGCGGCTGGAGCAGGTGGTGTTCAAGCCACTGATGGGGATGGACCAGCAGGCGGAGATCTTTCTGGCGTATTGCCGGGATAATCCGAATCCAGTGTTGGGCGCGTTTGTGGCGATGGCTCGGGCATTTTTTGAGGCGGGGTGA
- a CDS encoding 2-hydroxyacid dehydrogenase: MNNDNTAAVELLLTQPVPDAIDAQLVSAYQVHRLYRHDNPQQLLDEVGPRIRGVVTGGAKGLANALIDQLPALQIIAISGIGTDAVDLHHAAKRGIHVTTTPGVLTDDVADMAMGLIINTLRRLGEGERLVRDGLWGTVNLPLARKVSGSALGIVGLGQVGKAIARRAAAFDMHIAYNGRREQHGCGYRFVADLVELARSVDVLVVAASADGGKVLVSAEVLDALGPQGYLINVARGKLVDEGALVEALRERRIAGAGLDVFVDEPHVPPALCDLNQVSLQPHRGSATLQTRLEMGQMVLDNLAACFRGEVPPNCA, encoded by the coding sequence ATGAACAACGACAACACTGCAGCCGTCGAGCTGCTGCTGACCCAGCCGGTACCGGATGCCATCGATGCGCAACTGGTCAGTGCCTACCAGGTGCATCGGCTGTATCGACATGACAATCCTCAACAACTGCTCGATGAAGTCGGCCCTCGTATTCGTGGGGTGGTCACCGGTGGCGCCAAAGGCTTGGCCAATGCGCTGATTGATCAACTGCCAGCGCTGCAGATCATCGCCATCAGTGGCATCGGCACCGACGCTGTCGACCTGCACCACGCGGCGAAGCGCGGCATACATGTCACCACGACCCCGGGGGTGCTCACCGATGACGTGGCCGATATGGCCATGGGGTTGATCATCAACACACTGCGCCGCCTGGGCGAAGGTGAACGTCTGGTGCGTGACGGCTTGTGGGGCACGGTCAACCTGCCGTTGGCGCGCAAGGTCAGTGGTAGTGCGCTGGGCATCGTTGGCCTGGGGCAAGTCGGCAAGGCCATCGCGCGCCGCGCTGCCGCCTTCGACATGCATATTGCCTACAACGGCCGGCGCGAACAGCACGGCTGTGGCTACCGCTTCGTCGCTGACCTGGTCGAACTGGCGCGTTCTGTGGATGTGCTGGTGGTGGCGGCCTCGGCTGATGGCGGCAAGGTGCTGGTGAGCGCCGAGGTGCTCGACGCGCTGGGCCCGCAGGGCTACCTGATCAACGTGGCGCGCGGCAAGTTGGTGGATGAAGGCGCACTGGTCGAGGCCTTGCGCGAACGGCGCATTGCCGGTGCCGGGCTGGATGTGTTCGTCGATGAACCCCATGTGCCACCGGCTTTGTGTGACCTCAACCAGGTCAGCCTGCAGCCACACCGTGGCAGCGCCACCCTGCAGACCCGCCTGGAAATGGGGCAAATGGTGCTGGACAACCTCGCAGCCTGTTTCCGCGGCGAGGTGCCGCCGAACTGCGCGTAA
- a CDS encoding MFS transporter yields the protein MNSKSAVAAPQAVAAIGRHRFLVLALIFVITVINYADRATLSITGTEVLKDLDLDPVMLGMIFSAFAWAYALGQVPGGWLLDRFGARRVYGLSLILWSLFTLLQGTVGWLGLAGVSAAVALFSMRFMLGLVESPAFPANSRIVSCWFPTRERGTASALFNSAQYMAVVVFAPLMAWMTHTMSWEQVFIWMGVLGLLLSVVWFRLYHEPHSAPGLSREEFDYMREGGALVDLEKERKTAKSKPTRAELAQLFTSRNLWAVYLGQYCITALTYFFITWFPIYLIKGRGMTIMEAGWVAALPAICGFTGGILGGFVSDWLIRRGVHPSRARKTPFVIGMALSTTLVLANYVDGNAAVIALMTLAFFGKGLAAVGWAVLSDVAPKKMVGLCGGVFNGIGNIAGIVTPLVIGYVVASTGSFDNALWFVAAHGVLGIFAYLLLARRFERTGQA from the coding sequence ATGAACAGCAAATCCGCCGTCGCCGCACCGCAGGCCGTCGCCGCAATCGGCCGCCATCGCTTCCTTGTCCTGGCGCTGATCTTTGTCATCACGGTCATCAACTATGCCGACCGCGCCACCTTGTCGATCACTGGCACCGAGGTACTCAAGGACCTCGACCTGGACCCGGTCATGCTCGGCATGATCTTCTCTGCCTTCGCCTGGGCCTACGCCCTCGGCCAGGTGCCAGGCGGCTGGTTGCTGGACCGCTTCGGTGCACGCCGCGTGTATGGCCTCAGCCTGATTCTCTGGTCGCTGTTCACCCTGCTGCAAGGCACAGTGGGCTGGCTGGGCCTGGCCGGTGTGTCGGCTGCGGTGGCGTTGTTCTCCATGCGTTTCATGCTCGGCCTGGTGGAGTCACCGGCATTCCCGGCCAACTCGCGCATCGTCAGTTGCTGGTTCCCCACCCGCGAGCGCGGTACCGCATCGGCGCTGTTCAACTCGGCGCAGTACATGGCAGTGGTGGTGTTCGCGCCGCTGATGGCGTGGATGACCCACACGATGAGCTGGGAGCAGGTATTCATCTGGATGGGCGTGCTCGGCCTGCTGCTGAGCGTGGTGTGGTTCCGCCTTTACCATGAGCCGCACAGCGCACCGGGGTTGAGCCGTGAAGAGTTCGATTACATGCGTGAAGGCGGAGCGCTGGTCGACCTGGAAAAAGAGCGCAAGACGGCCAAGAGCAAACCGACCCGCGCGGAGCTTGCGCAGCTGTTCACCAGCCGCAACCTGTGGGCGGTCTACCTGGGGCAGTACTGCATCACTGCGCTCACCTATTTCTTCATCACCTGGTTCCCGATCTACCTGATCAAGGGCCGTGGCATGACCATCATGGAGGCCGGCTGGGTGGCCGCGTTGCCGGCGATCTGCGGCTTTACCGGCGGCATCCTTGGGGGCTTCGTGTCCGACTGGCTGATCCGCCGTGGCGTGCACCCGTCCAGGGCGCGCAAGACGCCGTTCGTGATCGGCATGGCGTTGTCCACCACCTTGGTGCTGGCCAATTACGTGGATGGCAACGCGGCGGTAATTGCCCTGATGACCTTGGCATTCTTCGGCAAGGGCCTGGCAGCGGTGGGTTGGGCGGTGCTGTCGGATGTGGCACCGAAGAAAATGGTCGGCCTGTGCGGTGGCGTGTTCAACGGCATCGGAAACATTGCCGGCATCGTCACCCCGCTGGTGATCGGCTACGTAGTGGCCAGCACCGGCTCCTTCGACAACGCACTTTGGTTCGTGGCCGCCCACGGCGTGCTGGGGATCTTCGCTTACCTGTTGCTGGCCCGGCGCTTCGAACGGACGGGGCAGGCGTAG